A genomic window from Coccinella septempunctata chromosome 9, icCocSept1.1, whole genome shotgun sequence includes:
- the LOC123320513 gene encoding histone-lysine N-methyltransferase SETD1 produces the protein MNGTMDQRNKVHPPKTMKSYKLLVDPFLVKGATKLYRYDGVVPDDSTFPPGIPRDPRSHLTRIWTRLEPLDLPAPRFKIDNNYVGEPPAIEVTIFQLNDNIDKVFLRDVVQKFGAIDELFIYYHPITNKHLGIGRVVFETVKSAKACVEKLNNTSVMGKILEVFLDPFGEKCRLKFEEYTTEKKPPEAAPPPKVELENEERLAIEKQEDELRKHEKKREREKLERDRYGRASFGRSEFATPGSSSDIGYGTAPSDFSTNFGSSNTTPVGFEFSHPSIPLTPQYGFATPNAYQMNPPPPHTVWPIATPQWPTESWERTPTSIAPPKWPVMEEKLTKPEKDKYKEGRHKEKEKKKSYSSSSSSNYRVNNEEKTDEETKLDLDTRIALLLKGKGTGGMPPPFLAFGDSDDEFKMDKHPKGLTLPPSIDSDDDKSSVSLSDMAINPPAPDVDIPHDDETAPLSEPPSPFLSKDIYLECHRNALEMAVVARQREALETTALLKKVNLDKIGSDISSSEDELLTGGRMNYSPIGRYNHDSKSDREDDRMSLSSLSSNDQKIEEVKPTPLPPNLSQLPPPPAPYTFSHHYPPPGYPPATYTYPPADPFHQHASYPPAAFPYAASVPPPTVFHLTAHPTYPPQFAPLHSAPAYIPTHYQLPQHGLEEDKDDPHAATKNAIIKTITQELKVILKRDFNKKMVENTAFSLFEKWWEEETSKENKPKELQENEKSLSGGKTNANVLLEANRENIYSNLDSLAGAGNLVLGIRASLPKMPSFRRKKIPSPIPEDDDSRKLSDSEEIIRDSDTEVVNHSKPFSRIRKPSTSSISSSESSMFSSDSDSSSSDESSDSETEVAETNRTSPIPKPEDLKKIATVDELVHTTEDLQDGILPTCKTPEPVVAKTETEEEDDDNPPKKAKLDLLVSKKRALHEDSDSSLSETELEYLERRRRNTEWMEQIERERAEREEKERLERVDKEDGPKVAPRSENLAEEKSLEEMEAVRDALLQAIRNPEPPTVAPAEAPVSSKVPDKDLSSDEETVPERRDGLSKKELNGALARVRKLSESDGEASSHSQVAMEHSYCMPQKGDETTKEEGAENAGNVVHDHGYWTNQEVKENEAPKTEVTNVETTPDKPKRSRKRKQHAKLQELQNTVDNKDDNQNGYYQSSQIVHSVKHKDRDLVAQMAILYEFLTKGIDHEDIQYMKKSYEALLADDAMSYWLNDTHWVDHCITDLYSNPRRKKKDDVKVHDSGCARTEGYYKISPQEKVKYKYHHAKSHAVSLSPNVTVSKMQGISREARSNQRRLLTAFGTDTDSDLLKFNQLKFRKKQLKFAKSAIHDWGLFAMEPIAADEMVIEYVGQMVRSSVADLRESKYESTGIGSTYLFRIDLETIIDATKCGNLARFINHSCSPNCYAKVITIESQKKIVIYSKQQIGINEEITYDYKFPLEVDKIPCLCGAASCRGTLN, from the exons ATGAATGGTACCATGGACCAAAGAAACAAAGTACATCCTCCTAAAACCATGAAAAGTTATAAGTTGTTAGTGGACCCTTTTCTTGTGAAAGGGGCTACTAAATTGTATAGATATGATGGTGTAGTCCCTGACGACAGTACATTTCCCCCAGGGATTCCTAGAGATCCTCGTTCACACCTAACCAGAATTTGGACTCGCTTGGAACCTCTAGATCTTCCTGCCCCTAG ATTCAAAATTGACAACAATTATGTGGGGGAACCGCCTGCCATTGAAGTTACAATTTTTCAGCTAAACGATAATATTGATAAGGTTTTCCTCAGAGATGTGGTACAAAAGTTCGGTGCAATCGATGAATTATTCATCTATTATCATCCCATTACCAACAAACACTTGGGCATAGGCAGAGTTGTATTTGAAACGGTGAAATCAGCAAAAGCTTGCGTTGAAAAATTGAACAATACCAGTGTGATGGGCAAAATTCTGGAAGTATTCCTTGATCCGTTTGGTGAAAAATGTAGGTTGAAGTTCGAAGAGTACACAACAGAGAAGAAACCACCCGAAGCTGCCCCACCTCCAAAGGTAGAACTCGAGAATGAAGAAAGGCTGGCGATA gagaAACAGGAAGATGAGCTTAGAAAGCATGAAAAGAAGAGGGAACGGGAGAAGTTAGAAAGGGATAGGTATGGTAGGGCAAGTTTCGGTAGAAGTGAATTTGCTACGCCAGGCAGTAGTTCTGACATAGGTTATGGCACTGCACCTAGTGATTTTTCAACCAATTTCGGTTCATCCAATACGACACCTGTTGG GTTTGAATTTTCTCATCCAAGTATACCGCTCACTCCACAATACGGCTTTGCCACCCCTAACGCCTACCAAATGAACCCTCCTCCCCCGCATACAGTCTGGCCGATTGCGACCCCGCAATGGCCCACCGAGAGCTGGGAAAGAACGCCCACTTCGATAGCCCCACCCAAATGGCCAGTAATGGAAGAGAAACTCACGAAACCGGAAAAGGATAAATATAAGGAGGGCAGGCATAAAGAGAAGGAGAAAAAGAAGAGTTACAGTAGTTCTAGCTCTTCTAATTATAGGGTTAACAACGAGGAAAAGACTGATGAGGAAACGAAGCTCGATCTGGATACAAG AATTGCCCTTCTACTGAAAGGTAAAGGGACTGGGGGCATGCCACCCCCTTTTCTCGCCTTTGGGGATTCTGATGACGAGTTTAAAATGGACAAGCATCCTAAAGGTCTGACCCTACCACCATCGATAGATAGTGATGACG ACAAGTCTAGCGTTTCCTTGAGCGACATGGCCATCAATCCCCCTGCCCCGGATGTAGATATACCCCACGACGATGAAACTGCCCCATTGTCCGAACCTCCTTCACCGTTCCTGAGCAAAGACATATACTTGGAATGTCATCGAAACGCATTGGAGATG GCTGTGGTCGCCAGACAGAGGGAGGCGCTCGAGACTACCGCCCTCCTCAAGAAAGTCAACCTCGACAAAATCGGCAGCGACATATCTTCTAGCGAGGACGAGCTGTTGACCGGCGGCAGGATGAACTACAGCCCCATCGGAAGGTACAACCACGACTCCAAGTCCGACAGGGAGGACGACAGGATGAGCCTGTCCTCCCTCAGCAGCAACGACCAGAAGATCGAGGAGGTGAAACCGACCCCCCTGCCGCCCAACCTGAGCCAGCTGCCGCCGCCCCCGGCGCCGTACACGTTCTCGCATCACTACCCGCCGCCCGGCTACCCCCCGGCGACCTACACGTATCCCCCCGCCGACCCCTTCCACCAGCACGCGTCGTACCCGCCCGCGGCCTTCCCTTACGCGGCCAGCGTCCCGCCCCCCACGGTCTTCCACCTGACCGCCCACCCGACCTACCCGCCGCAGTTCGCGCCCCTCCATTCGGCGCCCGCCTACATTCCGACCCACTATCAGCTACCTCAGCACGGCCTCGAGGAGGACAAGGACGACCCTCACGCCGCCACCAAGAACGCCATCATCAAGACCATCACGCAGGAGCTGAAGGTGATACTGAAGAGGGACTTCAACAAGAAGATGGTCGAGAACACCGCCTTTTCGCTGTTCGAGAAATG GTGGGAGGAGGAGACCTCGAAGGAGAACAAGCCGAAGGAGCTGCAGGAGAACGAGAAGTCGCTGTCGGGCGGCAAGACGAACGCCAACGTCCTGCTGGAGGCTAACCGCGAGAATATCTACAGCAACCTGGACAGCCTGGCCGGAGCTGGGAACCTGGTGTTGGGCATTCGGGCGTCGCTGCCGAAGATGCCCAGTTTTCGAAGGAAGAAGATACCGTCGCCCATACCGGAGGACGACGACTCGAGGAAGTTGTCGGACAGCGAGGAGATCATCAGGGATTCGGATACGGAGGTTGTGAACCACTCGAAACCTTTCAGCAG GATAAGGAAGCCGTCGACCAGTTCCATAAGCTCTTCCGAAAGCTCGATGTTCTCGAGCGACAGCGACAGTTCCAGCAGCGACGAGAGTTCGGACTCGGAGACGGAAGTCGCCGAAACCAACAGGACGTCGCCGATACCCAAGCCCGAGGACCTGAAGAAGATCGCGACGGTCGACGAGTTGGTCCACACCACGGAAGACCTACAAGACGGCATATTGCCGACTTGTAAGACCCCCGAGCCAGTGGTC GCCAAAACGGAGACCGAGGAGGAGGACGACGACAACCCGCCGAAGAAGGCCAAGCTGGACCTGTTGGTATCGAAGAAACGCGCTTTGCACGAGGACAGCGACAGTTCGCTAAGCGAAACGGAACTGGAGTACCTGGAGAGGAGACGAAGGAACACGGAATGGATGGAACAGATCGAACGTGAGAGGGCCGAGAGGGAGGAGAAGGAGAGATTGGAGAGGGTGGATAAGGAAGACGGTCCCAAGGTCGCCCCTAGATCGGAGAACTTGGCTGAGGAAAAATCGTTGGAGGAGATGGAAGCGGTTAGAGACGCTCTGTTGCAGGCTATAAGGAATCCCGAACCTCCC ACGGTGGCACCTGCAGAGGCACCGGTCTCATCCAAGGTTCCCGATAAGGATCTTAGTAGCGATGAGGAGACTGTTCCTGAGAGAAGGGACGGTCTTAGTAAGAAAGAGCTGAATGGTGCCCTTGCGAGGGTCAGGAAACTGTCAGAGTCTGATGGCGAAGCAAGTTCGCATTCTCAG GTGGCCATGGAACATTCCTACTGCATGCCGCAGAAAGGCGACGAGACCACCAAGGAGGAGGGCGCAGAGAACGCAGGAAACGTCGTACACGACCACGGCTACTGGACCAACCAGGAGGTCAAGGAGAACGAGGCGCCGAAAACCGAAGTTACCAACGTCGAAACGACGCCGGATAAACCCAAGAGGTCGAGGAAGAGGAAGCAACACGCCAAATTACAGGAGTTGCAGAACACCGTCGACAACAAAGATGATAATCAGAACGGTTACTATCAGTCGTCTCAAATTGTACATTCTGTAAAGCATAAGGACAGGGATCTAGTCGCGCAGATGGCTATATTATACGAGTTCTTGACTAAAG GTATCGACCACGAGGATATACAATACATGAAGAAGTCTTACGAAGCGTTGTTGGCCGACGATGCGATGAGCTATTGGCTCAACGATACTCACTGGGTGGATCACTGCATAACGGACCTATATTCGAATCCGAGGAGGAAAAAGAAGGATGACGTCAAAGTCCACGATTCTGGCTGCGCCAGGACGGAGGGTTACTACAAGATATCGCCGCAGGAGAAAGTGAAGTACAAATATCACCACGCCAAATCACACGCCGTCTCACTCTCTCCCAACGTCACCGTTTCAAAGATGCAGG GCATTTCGAGGGAGGCCAGATCCAACCAGAGACGTCTGCTGACCGCCTTCGGCACGGACACCGACTCCGACCTGCTAAAGTTCAACCAGCTCAAGTTCAGGAAGAAGCAGCTTAAGTTCGCCAAGTCGGCCATCCACGACTGGGGCCTGTTCGCGATGGAGCCCATCGCCGCCGACGAGATGGTCATAGAGTACGTCGGACAGATGGTCAGGTCCAGCGTGGCCGACCTCAGGGAGTCCAAGTACGAATCGACGGGTATAGGTAGCACGTACCTGTTCCGCATAGACCTGGAGACCATAATCGACGCGACGAAATGCGGCAACCTGGCGAGGTTCATCAATCACAGTTGTAGC CCCAATTGTTACGCTAAGGTTATAACCATCGAATCCCAGAAGAAAATTGTGATATATTCGAAGCAGCAAATAGGAATCAACGAGGAGATAACGTACGACTACAAATTCCCCCTGGAAGTGGACAAGATACCTTGTTTGTGTGGTGCCGCTTCCTGTCGTGGTACACTGAACTGA
- the LOC123320518 gene encoding cytochrome b-c1 complex subunit 6, mitochondrial produces MVFENFFSRFTKSLTVKAQEEAEEEDVVDPQEVLRAECRETEHCKHLADILQQCTDRVNSKTHTTETCAEELFDLLHAIDHCVTPKLFGQLK; encoded by the exons ATggttttcgaaaactttttctCGAGGTTCACCAAGTCCCTCACCGTAAAGGCACAGGAGGAAGCTGAAGAAGAGGATGTTGTTGATCCACAAGAAGTTTTGAGA GCCGAATGCAGAGAAACGGAGCACTGTAAACATTTGGCCGACATATTACAGCAATGTACTGATAGAGTAAATTCAAAGACACACACTACAGAAACTTGCGCTGAAGAACTTTTCGATCTGCTTCATGCTATTGATCACTGTGTCACACCAAAGTTATTCGGTCAGCTGAAGTGA
- the LOC123320516 gene encoding esterase AGAP003155-like produces the protein MSAMNGEKLKILAIHGYRQNADTFRQKTGSFRKIANKFADFTYITAPHKVVIPNDVENVDTAQEEDEQFGWFFNREDKSFRGIRTGGPAIGFEESVQLVEETFEKLGPFDGILGFSQGACLVSLLCHLQEEKLLKAKFKFAIMIAGFKSGSIPHSAYYNKTIAIPSLHVFGENDQIIPSQMSKDLSKCFLMPAIEMHPGGHFVPASSSQKETYQSFLRLHYLVKNCPDIEMNF, from the exons ATGAGTGCTATGAATGGCGAAAAACTGAAAATACTAGCAATTCATGGTTACAGACAAAATGCCGATACGTTTCGTCAAAAAACTGGTTCTTTTCGTAAAATAGCGAATAAATTTGCTGATTTCACTTATATCACAGCACCTCATaaagtggtaattcccaacgaTGTGGAAAACGTTGACACAGCTCAGGAAGAAGACGAGCAGTTTGGCTGGTTCTTCAACAGGGAAGATAAAAGTTTTAGAGGAATCAGAACAGGTGGTCCAGCAATTGGATTCGAAGAAAGTGTTCAGTTAGTGGAAGAAACATTTGAAAAACTTG GTCCCTTTGATGGAATTTTGGGATTTTCGCAAGGAGCCTGTTTAGTATCACTCCTATGTCACCTTCAAGAGGAGAAATTGTTGAAGGCGAAGTTCAAATTCGCCATTATGATAGCTGGATTCAAATCGGGAAGCATACCTCATTCGGCTTATTACAACAAAACCATTGCCATTCCGAGCCTTCATGTGTTTGGAGAGAATGATCAAATTATCCCCTCACAAATGAGCAAAGATTTAAGCAAATGTTTTCTCATGCCCGCGATAGAAATGCATCCCGGAGGCCACTTTGTACCTGCATCATCTAGCCAAAAAGAGACGTACCAAAGTTTCTTAAGACTTCATTACCTAGTCAAAAATTGCCCAGAtatcgaaatgaatttttaa
- the LOC123320517 gene encoding mediator of RNA polymerase II transcription subunit 21 translates to MADRLTQLQDCINQQAEHFCNSIGVLQQFAPPSKFPNFDRTGSQTPQQQSQEDYVQLFTTLIARCAKDIDTLIESLPSEENSTELQLQALRSLELENQDAAEKLEAVVRRGQNLLEHIQGALSEIAQAQLDMQHLAKAASNFNEN, encoded by the exons atggcAGATCGTTTAACACAACTGCAAGATTGCATCAATCAG CAAGCAGAACACTTTTGCAACAGTATCGGAGTTTTACAGCAGTTTGCACCACCTAGCAAGTTTCCAAATTTTGACAGAACTGGTTCGCAGACTCCACAACAGCAGTCACAAGAAGATTATGTACAATTATTCACAACTCTTATTGCCAGATGTGCTAAGGATATTGATACTCTAATTGAATCATTACCAAGTGAAGAGAATTCCACAGAATTACAG TTGCAAGCTTTACGTTCCTTAGAATTAGAGAATCAAGATGCAGCAGAAAAACTTGAAGCTGTTGTTAGGAGGGGCCAAAATTTATTGGAGCATATACAAGGAGCTCTAAGTGAAATTGCCCAAGCTCAACTTGATATGCAGCACTTGGCAAAAGCTGCAAGTAATTTCAATGAGAATTAG
- the LOC123320512 gene encoding WASH complex subunit 2 yields MSKESGKDWERPWTTEEIVEHADDWNLACDAALLNTLKAFADKILKKAEDVNEKIEKLNENLSKIHLQVDLSRNEFSSLRNTQFVECRVYDDDETLFLEKSKDEEKKNNVPEEETVEDFREAVALGLEILDEYYDKVKVTVSDSEGEDEDEPSYVYRRKDPYINRRLPFVIGSEEWHKKWHVGLEETDSENEQSSEKLSESESEDNVSEKKDHSDVSSELSHFSGLNSSKVQPLQVPRNTQQDLQASASGSDVSAEPVPKTLSFAEQLAAKLGSVIKEKDDSLKEPEINRRPIQKQPSDYGALFSNEPPPLDDVKTQESRGIFSDGKDLFDDEDEDDLWKPGDNKIASTKTISTSDLKQAIFREPEQGKGLFDDDSDDDIFASTKNRSANQQIKQPYLQSNKPLVPVFNEEPPLFDEEPNVKEKKKPTGGVSLFGESDIFQGPAIGKILKQRRVSSSEDEDEPKLNQKEKKPSISKDITDEDALRNKNTSKQTISSVPQSAGPEKRKSLFDDDIFSDDLFTSVEKKNSTGLFEKNVLFSDDENNESFLPRAGSTSASERGIETDKPKNLQSNIVQSPDDTDYSFKKNSKSNITTLFDDLEDDNDDIFMAKEDKNIGITNTKKSERKVEEDKKVKTAGLFDDLDDEDDLFSGLSKKNDDVKTKKSTSFLFDDNEDDDFDIFQSKDNKNDSGRVKKENTTNESRNTESKVKDLADKSPKPNLSLFDDDSDDMDDLFSQISRKDAKTSENTEKTSIITESSQTSLKEKTEILKDDSPAQDETSENLRKPSTSNEPSIYSDPMENSPVTSETQNLENSMKNGDPSIKNKSETTKADDDNKGAIKKEKLDEESGHTKIPEISIVEDTKTTEKNMVAKCNESDKYKSSSGVLNVEFMDSIPPPDDDWDTYSDNAFDDMEQINDGLQSKASSLFDNEPPSLFFEDPINESLPSIKSKPQKVPSDIFNSGDKEEEQNVPNTNANNDINANSEENEFLSIPSATHEVLNEKNPSVAPTSSLENIATISSDTERLEREYSENQHLENDKNGNKIKSKPPIARRKPSTNKNIEKTESLFDDDLDVDQIDFLFPKVKSTNDKDDNSEISEDIISGDKSCKKSVSFDSSEENRIETDEPGVGSESEDDMQKNILKITEKLQQISNKQEERTKPIAVPGKLSHNLNINVGALLPGSALPKREKVQSPDQNEKLSKSLPASRFNLNEELSAKPHVPTKPITIVRGSSQEAPSTKEHRNLEKSVSFDGGTDIEVLQSITKDRPRIPVKRRPSSRRARQKSLRDSMSDFRLDDPIPDETSESDKRESVEEQKTLDVQTSVDSSDKNEKDSKNVIEIFSDIENSEDLFKSIEKEVKSVNKANIISTKSKEPKHEKEETKKLSDSLFQDDEDDLFESILTKEKHRSEISKEKEKVSHDETKSIFTDSSKEKDEEHLGKIDKEPEKKPKTIDNLFDSSDDDDIFKSTKVSIIGRTVEGGTSSKPRTEKSVPDKLFDFSDDEDFLENCTRRKEDDETKKTNVKHQNDLLFDDTDNDDIFGTNSSTKNETKQDVKPSVINKKPPKSTSLRKLENIEGVEDPLSALLK; encoded by the exons ATGTCCAAAGAAAGTGGAAAAGATTGGGAGAGACCCTGGACAACTGAAGAAATTGTTGAACATGCTGATGATTGGAATTTAGCATGTGATGCAGCTCTCTTGAATACTTTGAAAGCATTTGCTGAT aaaatattgaaaaaagcaGAGGATGTGAACGAAAAAATAGAGAAGCTCAATGAGAATTTGAGTAAAATTCATCTACAAGTTGATTTATCTAGGAATGAATTCAGTAGTCTAAGAAACACCCAGTTCGTGGAATGTAGAGtgtatgatgatgatgaaacactttttctggAAAAATCAAAAGATGAA GAGAAAAAGAATAACGTGCCTGAAGAAGAAACCGTTGAAGATTTCAGGGAAGCCGTAGCTTTAGGCTTGGAAATTTTAGATGAATATTATGATAAAGTAAAAGTAACAGTTAGTGACAGTGAAGGGGAAGATGAGGACGAACCAAG CTATGTATATAGAAGAAAAGATCCCTATATTAATAGGCGACTTCCATTTGTGATCGGTTCAGAGGAGTGGCATAAAAAGTGGCATGTAGGATTAGAAGAAACAGATAGTGAGAATGAACAGTCTTCTGAGAAACTCAGTGAGTCAGAAAGTGAAGACAATGTTTCAGAA AAAAAAGATCACTCAGACGTGAGTTCGGAGCTGTCCCATTTTTCCGGTTTGAACAGTTCCAAAGTGCAACCCTTGCAAGTGCCAAGGAACACACAACAGGATCTTCAGGCATCTGCAAGTGGATCAGATGTTTCGGCAGAACCT GTGCCGAAAACTTTGAGTTTTGCAGAACAGTTGGCCGCAAAGTTGGGAAGTGTAATAAAAGAAAAGGACGACTCCCTGAAGGAACCTGAAATCAATAGGCGTCCCATCCAGAAGCAACCCAGTGATTATG gtGCCTTATTTTCTAACGAACCACCTCCTTTGGACGATGTGAAAACGCAGGAATCTCGTGGTATATTTTCAGATGGAaaagatttattcgatgatGAAGATGAGGATGACTTGTGGAAGCCAG GGGACAATAAAATTGCTTCAACCAAAACAATTTCAACCAGTGATCTTAAACAAGCCATATTTAGAGAGCCAGAACAG GGCAAAGGACTCTTCGACGATGATAGTGACGATGACATATTTGCATCAACCAAAAACCGCTCGGCAAACCAACAGATCAAACAACCGTACCTTCAGTCCAACAAACCGTTGGTACCGGTTTTCAACGAGGAACCACCTTTGTTCGACGAAGAACCGAAtgtcaaagaaaaaaag AAACCAACCGGCGGAGTCTCATTATTCGGAGAATCTGATATCTTTCAAGGTCCGGccattggaaaaatattgaaacagaggAGAGTGAGTTCATCCGAGGATGAAGACGAACCAAAGCTCaaccaaaaagagaagaagccaTCTATCAGTAAAGATATTACTGATGAAGATGCCCTTCGAAACAAAAATACTTCAAAACAAACCATATCTTCGGTGCCTCAAAGTGCAGGACCAGAAAAGAGGAAAAGTCTTTTCGACGATGATATTTTTAGCGACGATTTATTTACGAgcgttgagaaaaaaaattcaacaggtTTATTCGAaaagaatgtactattttccgaTGATGAAAACAATGAGTCATTTTTGCCAAGGGCAGGTTCCACAAGTGCATCGGAAAGGGGTATTGAAACAGATAAACCTAAGAATCTTCAGAGTAATATCGTCCAATCTCCTGACGATACCGATTACAGTTTCAAGAAAAATTCTAAAAGTAATATCACTACTTTGTTCGATGATTTAGAGGACGATAATGATGACATTTTCatggccaaagaagataaaaatATCGGAATAACAAATACTAAAAAAAGTGAAAGAAAAGTTGAAGAAGACAAAAAGGTAAAAACAGCGGGTCTATTTGATGATTTAGATGATGAAGACGATCTGTTCTCGGGACTTTCGAAGAAAAACGATGATGTGAAAACCAAGAAATCTACGAGTTTCCTGTTTGATGACAATGAAGACGACGATTTCGACATATTCCAGTCAAAGGACAACAAGAATGACTCGGGACGTGTGAAAAAAGAGAATACAACTAATGAAAGTAGAAATACTGAAAGTAAGGTAAAGGATCTCGCTGATAAAAGTCCTAAACCTAATTTGAGTCTTTTCGATGATGACTCGGACGACATGGATGACTTATTCTCACAAATCTCGAGGAAAGATGCAAAAACCTCTGAGAATACTGAAAAAACGTCAATTATTACTGAATCCTCTCAAACAAGTCTGAAAGAGAAAACTGAAATATTGAAAGATGACTCCCCGGCTCAAGATGAAACATCCGAGAATTTGAGGAAACCTTCAACTTCAAATGAGCCATCTATCTATAGTGATCCTATGGAAAACTCTCCTGTTACTTCGGAAACTCAAAATCTCGAAAACTCAATGAAAAATGGTGATCCatcgataaaaaataaaagCGAAACGACTAAAGCCGATGATGACAATAAAGGTGCAATAAAAAAAGAGAAATTGGATGAAGAAAGTGGACATACGAAAATTCCAGAGATATCCATCGTTGAGGATACCAAAACCACCGAAAAAAATATGGTCGCAAAATGTAACGAATCTGACAAATACAAGAGTTCATCCGGTGTATTGAATGTCGAGTTCATGGATTCTATACCGCCGCCTGATGATGACTGGGATACTTATTCGGACAACGCTTTCGACGACATGGAGCAAATCAACGATGGGTTACAGAGTAAAGCTTCCAGTTTGTTCGATAACGAACCGCCATCTTTATTTTTTGAGGATCCCATCAACGAGAG tttaCCTTCTATCAAGTCCAAACCTCAAAAAGTACCATCGGATATATTCAATAGTGGTGATAAAGAAGAAGAACAAAATGTTCCAAATACAAACGCAAATAACGATATAAATGCAAATTCTgaggaaaatgaatttttatctATTCCTTCGGCCACTCATGAAGTcctaaatgaaaaaaatccatCAGTTGCACCTACATCGAGCTTAGAAAACATAGCAACAATTTCTAGCGACACTGAAAGGCTTGAAAGGGAATATTCGGAAAACCAACATTTGGAAAATGATAAAAacggaaataaaataaaatctaaACCACCCATTGCCAGAAGGAAACCGTCTACcaataaaaatatcgaaaaaactgAGTCCTTATTTGATGATGACCTAGATGTAGATCAGATTGATTTCTTGTTTCCCAAAGTGAAAAGTACGAATGATAAAGACGACAATTCCGAGATAAGTGAAGATATTATCAGTGGAGATAAAAGTTGTAAAAAGAGCGTATCTTTTGATAGTTCAGAGGAGAATCGAATTGAAACTGACGAACCAGGTGTTGGATCAGAGAGTGAAGACGATATGCAAAAGAACATACTGAAGATAACTGAAAAATTGCAACAGATTTCTAATAAACAGGAAGAAAGGACAAAACCTATTG CTGTCCCTGGCAAGCTATCCCATAACCTAAATATAAACGTCGGAGCACTTCTTCCCGGTTCAGCCCTACCAAAAAGAGAAAAGGTTCAATCTCCCGACCAGAATGAAAAGTTATCCAAATCTCTACCGGCTTCGAGGTTCAATCTGAACGAAGAGCTTTCAGCAAAACCCCATGTACCAACGAAGCCTATCACCATCGTAAGAGGTTCAAGCCAGGAGGCACCTTCGACTAAGGAACATCGTAATTTGGAAAAATCCGTCAGTTTCGATGGAGGAACGGACATCGAAGTTTTGCAAAGTATCACTAAG GATAGGCCGAGAATACCGGTCAAGAGAAGACCGTCATCCAGAAGAGCCAGACAGAAATCCCTGAGAGATTCCATGTCTGACTTCAGACTGGATGATCCGATTCCCGATGAAACATCCGAAAGTGATAAACGGGAGTCAGTTGAAGAACAAAAAACCCTAGACGTACAGACATCAGTCGATTCCTCAGATAAAAATGAGAAAGACAGCAAAAACGTaatcgaaattttcagtgaTATAGAAAATTCGGAGGATTTATTCAAAAGTATAGAAAAAGAGGTTAAAAGCGTGAACAAAGCAAATATAATCAGTACAAAGAGTAAAGAACCAAAACATGAAAAGGAAGAAACAAAGAAGTTATCCGACAGTTTATTCCAAGATGATGAAGATGATCTTTTTGAGAGTATCTTAACGAAGGAAAAACATAGAAGTGAAATaagcaaagaaaaagaaaaagtcTCCCACGACGAAACAAAATCGATATTCACAGATAGCTCGAAGGAAAAAGACGAGGAACATCTGGGAAAAATCGATAAAGAACCTGAAAAAAAACCTAAAACGATAGATAACCTGTTCGACTCGTCGGACGATGACGATATTTTCAAAAGTACAAAAGTTTCCATCATTGGAAGAACCGTGGAAGGTGGCACCTCTTCCAAACCACGAACAGAAAAATCTGTACCCGATAAACTGTTCGATTTTTCCGATGATGaagattttttggaaaattgcACGAGACGAAAGGAAGACGATGAAACTAAAAAGACCAACGTTAAACATCAGAACGATCTGTTATTTGacgatacagataatgatgaTATTTTTGGTACGAATAGCAGTACGAAAAACGAAACCAAACAAG ATGTGAAACCTTCTGTGATCAACAAGAAACCTCCAAAGTCGACTAGTTTACGTAAGTTGGAAAATATCGAGGGGGTGGAAGACCCTCTGTCCGCACTGTTGAAATGA